A genomic region of Klebsiella sp. RIT-PI-d contains the following coding sequences:
- a CDS encoding YbfA family protein: MTMYKDYSTSTVLFRRIFALVAGIIALPVMLFWKDRARFYSYLHRIWSKTSDKPVWMAQAEKAACDFY, translated from the coding sequence ATGACTATGTATAAAGATTACTCAACGAGCACCGTGTTATTTCGTCGTATTTTCGCCCTGGTGGCGGGCATTATCGCGTTACCGGTCATGCTGTTCTGGAAAGATCGTGCGCGATTCTACAGCTATTTACATCGTATCTGGTCGAAAACCAGCGATAAACCGGTATGGATGGCACAGGCTGAAAAAGCGGCCTGTGACTTTTACTAA
- a CDS encoding potassium-transporting ATPase subunit F → MSAGVIAGVVLVILLLAWLIYALLNAEAF, encoded by the coding sequence GTGAGTGCAGGCGTAATCGCAGGCGTAGTGCTGGTGATCTTACTATTAGCGTGGCTTATTTATGCCCTGCTTAACGCGGAGGCATTCTGA
- the kdpA gene encoding potassium-transporting ATPase subunit KdpA, protein MAAQGFLLIASFLALLMIMARPLGFLLARLIANETLPGTAGMEKIIWKGLGITPDEMNWRHYLLAILLFNLLGLVLLFLILMLQGSLPLNPQHFPGLSWHLALNTAVSFVANTNWQSYSGESTLSYFSQMAGLTVQNFLSAASGIAVIFALTRAFARRSRETLGNAWVDLTRITLWVLLPLSLLLALFFIQQGTPQNLLPYQTFTSLEGVAQGLPGGPVASQEAIKMLGTNGGGFFNANSSHPFENPTALTNFVQMLAIFMVPAALCFAFGEATGDRRQGHTLLWAMTLIFIISAAVVMWAETQGNPHLVPLGADSSLNMEGKESRFGILASSLFAVVTTAASCGAVNAMHDSFTALGGMIPLWLMQIGEVVFGGVGSGLYGMLLFVLLAVFIAGLMTGRTPEYLGKKIDVREMKMTALAILVTPMLVLGGTALAMMTEAGRSGMLNPGAHGFSEVLYAVSSAANNNGSAFAGLSANTPFWNCLLAFCMWAGRFGVIIPVMAIAGSLVSKKIQPASAGTLTTTGPLFVGLLTGTILLVGALTFIPALVAGPVAEFLSLR, encoded by the coding sequence ATGGCCGCGCAAGGATTTTTACTGATTGCCAGCTTTCTGGCATTACTGATGATTATGGCGCGTCCGCTGGGCTTTCTACTGGCGCGCCTGATTGCCAATGAAACGCTGCCGGGTACCGCGGGCATGGAAAAAATAATCTGGAAAGGGCTGGGCATTACGCCTGATGAAATGAACTGGCGGCATTACCTGCTGGCCATTTTGCTGTTTAACCTGCTGGGTCTGGTGTTGCTCTTTCTGATCCTGATGTTGCAGGGATCGCTGCCCCTGAATCCGCAGCACTTCCCCGGTCTGTCCTGGCATCTGGCATTGAATACCGCCGTCAGCTTTGTCGCTAACACCAACTGGCAGTCTTACAGCGGTGAAAGCACCCTCAGCTATTTCAGTCAGATGGCTGGATTGACGGTACAAAATTTTCTGTCTGCCGCCAGCGGCATTGCGGTCATTTTTGCCCTGACCCGCGCCTTTGCCCGCCGCAGCCGGGAAACCCTGGGTAACGCATGGGTCGATCTCACCCGAATTACGCTGTGGGTGCTGCTACCGCTGTCGCTTTTGCTGGCGCTGTTTTTTATACAGCAGGGCACGCCGCAAAACCTGCTGCCGTACCAGACGTTCACCTCGCTCGAAGGTGTGGCACAGGGGTTGCCAGGGGGACCTGTCGCCTCCCAGGAAGCGATCAAAATGCTGGGGACTAACGGCGGCGGTTTCTTTAATGCTAACTCTTCCCATCCGTTTGAAAACCCGACGGCGCTGACCAATTTCGTGCAGATGCTGGCCATTTTTATGGTACCCGCCGCGCTGTGCTTTGCCTTCGGTGAGGCGACAGGCGATCGTCGTCAGGGTCATACGCTGCTGTGGGCCATGACGCTGATTTTCATTATCAGTGCCGCAGTGGTGATGTGGGCTGAGACGCAGGGCAATCCGCACCTTGTGCCGCTGGGCGCTGACAGCAGTCTTAACATGGAAGGAAAAGAGAGCCGCTTCGGTATTCTTGCCAGCAGCCTGTTCGCCGTGGTGACGACGGCCGCCTCGTGCGGTGCGGTCAATGCCATGCATGATTCGTTCACCGCGCTCGGCGGCATGATCCCCCTGTGGTTAATGCAAATCGGCGAGGTGGTTTTTGGCGGCGTTGGCTCGGGTTTATACGGCATGTTGCTGTTCGTCCTGCTGGCGGTATTTATCGCCGGGCTGATGACCGGGCGCACGCCGGAATATCTGGGTAAAAAAATCGACGTGCGCGAAATGAAAATGACCGCCCTCGCGATCCTCGTTACCCCAATGCTGGTCTTGGGCGGGACGGCGCTGGCCATGATGACCGAAGCCGGGCGAAGCGGCATGTTAAATCCCGGCGCACACGGGTTTAGCGAAGTGCTGTATGCCGTCTCCTCTGCGGCCAACAACAACGGCAGCGCCTTTGCCGGACTGAGCGCCAATACGCCGTTCTGGAACTGCCTGCTGGCGTTTTGCATGTGGGCAGGCCGCTTCGGCGTGATTATTCCGGTGATGGCCATTGCGGGTTCGCTGGTGAGCAAAAAAATTCAGCCCGCCAGCGCCGGAACGCTCACCACTACCGGGCCGTTATTTGTCGGCCTGCTGACAGGGACCATTTTGCTGGTGGGTGCCCTGACCTTTATTCCCGCGCTGGTTGCAGGACCGGTAGCCGAATTCCTTTCGTTACGTTAA